From one Lysinibacillus sp. G4S2 genomic stretch:
- a CDS encoding replication-associated recombination protein A, translated as MHNEPLAYRMRPLTLDEIVGHQDFIGPTTALYKMIQNEHVPSMLLYGEPGIGKTSIANAIAGSSKLPFFAINATRAGKKDVEDIVQEARISGKVLLFLDEIHRFNKLQQDTLLPHVENGSIVLIGATTENPYHDVNPAIRSRCGEIYQLKRLTKENLIELIRKALFDEKRGLGKHHFALTDDQITQIAGAANGDARKALTLLESIYYASDEVDGQTIAADHIIEHLIGRIGVYGDKKGSNFYNLLSALQKSVRGSDTNAALYYLAHLLETGDLVAVSRRLLVMAYEDIGLANPDVGPHMLAAVQAAERLGLPEARIPLASAVIEMCLASKSNSAIIAIDAAIASIHEGKTGDIPHHLRDAHYEGAKDLGHTGYQYPHNSPIGTFGGWVDQQYLPNELVGTEFYKPVIAGEEKRMAGIYEKLKSFHKDKK; from the coding sequence ATGCATAATGAACCACTTGCTTATCGCATGCGTCCTTTAACCCTTGATGAAATTGTTGGACACCAAGATTTTATCGGTCCTACTACCGCTCTTTATAAAATGATTCAAAATGAACATGTTCCATCTATGCTACTATACGGTGAGCCAGGTATCGGCAAAACGTCAATAGCGAACGCCATAGCAGGAAGCTCGAAGCTCCCATTTTTCGCAATTAATGCTACTCGCGCTGGTAAAAAGGACGTTGAGGATATAGTGCAGGAAGCACGAATCTCAGGAAAAGTCCTACTTTTTTTGGATGAAATTCATCGTTTTAATAAATTACAGCAGGATACTTTGTTGCCACATGTTGAAAATGGCTCGATCGTATTAATTGGGGCAACAACAGAAAATCCGTACCATGATGTAAATCCCGCTATCCGCTCACGGTGCGGAGAAATATATCAACTAAAACGTTTAACGAAAGAAAATTTAATCGAGTTGATTAGAAAAGCACTTTTTGATGAAAAACGTGGACTGGGTAAACATCATTTTGCATTAACAGATGATCAAATTACTCAAATTGCTGGAGCAGCTAATGGTGATGCAAGGAAAGCATTGACTTTGCTTGAATCGATTTATTATGCAAGTGATGAAGTTGATGGTCAAACAATTGCAGCTGATCATATCATTGAACATCTTATCGGCAGAATTGGCGTTTATGGTGATAAAAAAGGGTCTAATTTTTATAATTTGCTATCTGCATTGCAAAAATCTGTTCGTGGAAGTGATACGAATGCAGCATTGTATTATTTAGCACATTTATTAGAAACAGGAGATTTAGTAGCTGTCAGCAGACGCTTACTTGTCATGGCTTATGAGGATATAGGGCTTGCCAATCCTGATGTAGGTCCGCATATGCTTGCAGCAGTACAAGCAGCAGAGCGTTTAGGGTTACCAGAGGCGCGTATTCCGCTCGCAAGTGCTGTTATTGAAATGTGTCTAGCATCTAAATCCAATTCTGCAATAATAGCCATTGATGCCGCAATTGCCAGCATTCATGAAGGAAAAACAGGCGATATTCCACATCATTTACGCGATGCTCATTATGAAGGGGCCAAAGATTTAGGTCATACAGGTTATCAATATCCCCACAACAGCCCGATTGGAACATTTGGTGGCTGGGTCGATCAGCAATATTTACCCAATGAGCTTGTCGGTACAGAATTTTACAAACCTGTCATTGCAGGTGAAGAAAAGCGAATGGCCGGAATCTACGAAAAGCTAAAATCTTTTCATAAAGATAAAAAATAA
- a CDS encoding tRNA threonylcarbamoyladenosine dehydratase — MLHQFSRNELAIGTEGLEKLKNTTVAILGVGGVGSFAAEACARSGIGRIILVDKDNVDITNVNRQLVAYLSTVGKSKSGVMKERIADINPECEVIDMHMFYTEETYEEFFAQGIDYVIDASDTVMYKIHIVKECLQRNIPIISSMGAANKMDPTRFKIADISKTHTDPLAKVIRTKLRKEGIHKGVTVVFSDESPIVVRPDVVEHVGKPDAAIRKAKMPPSSNAFVPSVAGLIAASWVVNTIIKDVKITRVQG, encoded by the coding sequence ATGCTACATCAATTTTCACGTAACGAGCTCGCAATTGGAACAGAGGGACTCGAAAAATTAAAAAATACAACGGTAGCCATTCTTGGTGTAGGCGGTGTAGGTTCATTTGCTGCAGAGGCATGTGCAAGAAGTGGTATTGGGCGCATTATTTTGGTAGATAAGGATAATGTAGATATTACAAATGTGAATCGTCAATTAGTTGCCTATCTTTCAACGGTCGGTAAATCAAAGTCAGGTGTCATGAAAGAACGTATTGCTGATATTAATCCAGAATGTGAAGTTATTGATATGCATATGTTTTACACGGAGGAAACATATGAGGAATTTTTCGCGCAAGGCATAGATTATGTCATTGATGCGAGTGACACAGTGATGTATAAAATTCATATTGTGAAGGAATGTCTACAGCGTAATATTCCAATCATATCTAGTATGGGTGCAGCAAATAAAATGGATCCTACTCGTTTTAAAATTGCAGATATATCCAAAACACATACAGATCCATTGGCAAAAGTAATTCGTACGAAACTACGTAAAGAGGGTATTCATAAAGGCGTGACGGTTGTATTCTCAGATGAGAGTCCTATTGTAGTTCGTCCAGATGTCGTGGAGCATGTCGGAAAACCAGATGCAGCCATCCGTAAAGCAAAAATGCCGCCATCTTCCAACGCTTTTGTTCCTTCAGTGGCAGGCTTGATTGCTGCAAGTTGGGTAGTGAATACAATCATAAAAGATGTAAAAATTACACGTGTTCAAGGTTAA
- a CDS encoding BadF/BadG/BcrA/BcrD ATPase family protein, translated as MYVLAIDGGGTKTSAVICDEFGNIYAKVETTRSNPTAMDVQYFKSTIHDILQNLQQQNPRVFAAIDSCFAGMAGVKELQAEEVVEMIVRQYVHKKAHVFVDNDALIALYAGTLGQEGIVQIAGTGAITMGYDCKQHFHRVGGWGYLFDDEGSGYDLGVQVMKAIFKSYDGRADSTALTDVILRYFSVENVPQLIERIYGEVHPRTVIAPVSKYVFDVAEKGDDVAISIIEDACKKYYMAIKACYSCMAWGQGDVPVVLVGGVFHNEAFIIPKLQQLAKADELPMQFMTPVLQPIGGAVIAAFKQVNVQLGSNFVEAFQKNMNR; from the coding sequence ATGTATGTATTGGCGATCGACGGTGGTGGAACGAAAACGTCTGCAGTGATTTGTGATGAGTTTGGCAATATTTATGCCAAAGTAGAAACGACTCGGAGTAACCCAACAGCAATGGATGTTCAATATTTTAAGTCAACGATTCACGATATACTACAGAATTTACAACAACAAAATCCACGAGTATTTGCAGCTATAGATAGTTGTTTTGCTGGCATGGCTGGGGTCAAGGAGCTACAGGCAGAGGAAGTTGTAGAAATGATAGTACGTCAATATGTTCATAAAAAAGCACATGTTTTTGTTGATAATGATGCTCTAATTGCACTTTATGCGGGCACACTTGGGCAGGAAGGCATTGTGCAAATTGCAGGAACGGGTGCCATCACAATGGGGTATGATTGTAAGCAACATTTTCATCGGGTAGGGGGCTGGGGTTATCTTTTTGATGATGAGGGCAGTGGCTATGATTTAGGGGTTCAAGTAATGAAAGCTATTTTTAAAAGCTATGATGGAAGAGCAGACTCAACAGCTTTGACAGATGTAATATTGCGTTATTTTTCTGTGGAAAATGTACCGCAATTAATAGAGCGTATTTATGGAGAGGTGCATCCTCGGACAGTAATTGCGCCAGTAAGCAAATATGTATTTGATGTGGCTGAAAAGGGAGATGACGTTGCCATTAGCATTATTGAAGATGCTTGTAAGAAATATTATATGGCGATTAAAGCATGTTACTCTTGTATGGCTTGGGGTCAAGGGGATGTACCTGTCGTATTAGTGGGTGGCGTTTTTCATAATGAAGCTTTTATTATACCTAAATTACAACAACTCGCAAAAGCTGATGAGCTGCCAATGCAATTTATGACACCGGTATTACAACCAATCGGGGGGGCAGTAATTGCGGCTTTCAAGCAAGTGAATGTTCAGCTCGGTTCAAATTTTGTAGAAGCTTTTCAAAAAAATATGAACAGATAG
- a CDS encoding MupG family TIM beta-alpha barrel fold protein — protein sequence MRRLGISLYPQHSTLEDMKRYVQLAHDNGFDRIFTCLMSLNTDQERHKLQQINEFAQQLGFEISADIAPAVFENLGLTYKDIGYFKEHYHLATLRVDMGFSGQEEAFMSLDASNLKIELNISNGTKYVETILSYQPNKDNIIGCHNFYPRRFTGLSRQHFLQTSRQFKANHIRTAAMISSQHAMFGPWEETEHGLPTLEEHRHLPITVQAKDLWQTGLIDDCIIGNMYASEEEIRALGQLNRHKLELKVEQSVETTILEEAILFKEPHFNRGDVSEYVIRSTQSRVKYKNGDFPTHDIHPLTLGDVTIDNNLDVRYKGELQIVLKEMPNAGSTNVVARVVEEEQFLLAHIQPWASFGFTK from the coding sequence TTGAGAAGATTAGGGATTTCACTATATCCTCAGCATAGTACATTAGAAGATATGAAGCGGTACGTTCAGCTCGCTCATGACAATGGTTTTGATCGTATATTCACATGTCTTATGTCGTTAAATACTGATCAGGAACGCCATAAATTACAGCAAATAAATGAATTTGCGCAGCAGCTTGGTTTTGAAATTTCTGCTGATATTGCACCGGCCGTTTTTGAAAATTTAGGCTTAACCTATAAAGATATTGGTTACTTTAAGGAGCACTATCATTTAGCTACATTGCGCGTAGACATGGGTTTCTCTGGCCAGGAAGAAGCATTTATGTCTCTCGATGCAAGTAATTTAAAAATAGAGTTAAATATTAGTAACGGTACAAAATATGTAGAAACTATATTATCCTATCAACCGAATAAAGATAATATTATTGGCTGCCATAATTTTTATCCGCGACGTTTTACAGGTCTTTCGCGCCAACATTTTCTACAAACATCTAGGCAATTTAAAGCGAATCATATTCGAACAGCAGCCATGATTTCATCGCAACATGCTATGTTTGGACCTTGGGAAGAAACCGAGCATGGCTTGCCAACATTAGAAGAGCATCGTCATCTGCCAATTACTGTCCAAGCAAAGGATTTATGGCAAACTGGTTTAATAGATGATTGTATTATTGGCAATATGTATGCTTCTGAGGAAGAAATACGTGCGTTAGGTCAATTAAATCGCCATAAGTTAGAGCTGAAGGTTGAACAGTCTGTTGAAACGACTATTTTAGAAGAAGCGATCCTTTTTAAGGAGCCACATTTTAATCGTGGCGATGTTTCAGAGTATGTGATCCGTAGTACTCAATCTCGTGTTAAATATAAAAATGGTGACTTTCCTACACATGATATCCATCCATTAACATTGGGGGATGTGACAATCGATAATAATTTAGATGTACGATATAAGGGTGAATTGCAAATTGTTTTAAAGGAAATGCCTAATGCCGGATCAACAAATGTTGTTGCAAGAGTTGTAGAAGAAGAACAATTCTTATTAGCACATATTCAGCCATGGGCATCATTTGGTTTTACGAAATGA